The following coding sequences are from one Hymenobacter sp. DG25A window:
- a CDS encoding amidohydrolase, with translation MSDLTVSCVQPALQWHNPEGNRAELSRLINEIPIPTDLIVLPEMFSTGFSMEAAAYAETLDGPTVAWMQHMAAERQAVVTGSLMLREGDYFYNRLLWVRPDGTMSHYNKRHLFSLAQEQSVFVAGTEPLLEELKGWRIRPLICYDLRFPVWSRNTPEQPYDLLLYVANWPAVRRTAWSTLLRARAIENLAYTIGVNCVGIDHHGQTYNGDSALLDMKGEYLVEVGNQETCITRTLRRAELEAFRQRFPALHDADAFSLLPTPAAV, from the coding sequence GTGTCTGACCTCACTGTTTCCTGCGTACAACCGGCTTTGCAATGGCATAACCCTGAGGGGAATAGAGCAGAGCTGAGCCGTCTGATCAACGAAATTCCTATCCCTACCGACCTCATTGTGCTGCCGGAAATGTTCAGCACGGGTTTCAGCATGGAGGCGGCGGCCTATGCCGAAACGCTGGACGGCCCCACCGTAGCCTGGATGCAGCATATGGCGGCCGAGCGGCAGGCCGTAGTGACCGGCAGCCTGATGCTGCGGGAAGGAGACTACTTCTACAACCGGCTACTCTGGGTGCGCCCCGATGGCACCATGAGCCACTACAATAAGCGCCATTTGTTTAGCCTGGCGCAGGAGCAAAGCGTGTTTGTGGCCGGCACGGAGCCATTGCTGGAGGAGCTGAAAGGCTGGCGCATCCGGCCGCTGATCTGTTATGACCTGCGCTTCCCGGTCTGGAGCCGCAATACTCCCGAGCAACCCTATGATTTGCTGCTGTACGTAGCCAACTGGCCGGCCGTGCGCCGCACCGCCTGGAGCACCCTGCTGCGCGCCCGCGCCATCGAAAACCTGGCCTATACCATTGGGGTGAACTGCGTGGGCATCGACCACCACGGCCAGACCTACAATGGTGACTCGGCCCTGCTGGATATGAAAGGGGAATACCTGGTGGAAGTAGGTAATCAGGAAACCTGCATTACCCGCACCCTGCGCCGCGCCGAGCTGGAAGCCTTCCGCCAGCGCTTCCCGGCCCTGCACGACGCCGACGCTTTCAGCCTGCTGCCAACGCCCGCCGCTGTTTAG
- a CDS encoding methionine aminotransferase — MATPAFVSKLPDVGTSIFSVMSQLAAEHGAINLAQGFPDFDPPTNLTEALAHYAGLPGHQQYAPMPGLPRLRELISQKTAQIYGVTPPDPNTEITVTSGATEALYAVLAAVVHPGDEVLVLEPAYDLYGPAIRLQGGRPVYVPLRQPDFRPDWDLVAAALTPRTRLIMLNTPHNPTGAVMDAADWDQLAALLAGTDTLVLSDEVYEHMVFDGQPHRSALQHPALAERSFVLSSFGKTYHATGWKVGYCIAPPQLTAEVRRVHQFLTFSVSTPTQHAIAEVLADATHYHALPAFYQHKRDLFASLLQDSRFELLPTAGSYFQLARYHRISSEDDVSFARRLTTEAGVAVVPISAFYHNALDEGLIRFCFAKRDETLHAAAERLRQL, encoded by the coding sequence ATGGCTACTCCTGCTTTTGTGTCGAAGCTTCCCGATGTGGGCACCAGCATTTTCTCTGTGATGTCGCAGCTGGCCGCCGAGCATGGCGCCATTAATCTGGCCCAGGGGTTTCCGGATTTTGACCCACCCACAAACCTGACCGAGGCGCTGGCCCATTACGCCGGCCTGCCTGGCCATCAGCAGTACGCGCCCATGCCCGGCCTGCCCCGGCTGCGGGAGCTCATCAGCCAAAAAACGGCGCAGATATATGGCGTAACGCCCCCCGACCCCAACACTGAAATTACCGTGACCAGCGGCGCCACCGAGGCCCTGTACGCCGTGCTGGCGGCCGTGGTGCACCCCGGCGACGAAGTGCTGGTGCTGGAACCGGCCTACGACCTCTATGGCCCCGCCATCCGGCTACAGGGTGGCCGGCCCGTGTACGTGCCCCTGCGCCAGCCCGACTTCCGGCCCGACTGGGACCTGGTAGCCGCGGCCCTCACGCCGCGCACTCGCCTCATCATGCTGAACACGCCGCACAACCCCACCGGCGCCGTAATGGATGCTGCCGACTGGGACCAGCTGGCCGCCCTGTTGGCCGGCACCGACACGCTGGTGCTGAGCGACGAAGTTTATGAGCACATGGTGTTTGACGGGCAGCCGCACCGCAGCGCCCTGCAGCACCCGGCCCTGGCCGAGCGCAGCTTTGTGTTATCTTCCTTCGGCAAAACCTACCATGCCACGGGTTGGAAAGTGGGCTACTGCATTGCCCCGCCCCAGCTCACGGCCGAGGTGCGGCGTGTGCATCAGTTTCTGACCTTCAGCGTGAGCACGCCCACCCAGCATGCCATTGCCGAGGTGCTGGCCGATGCTACCCACTACCACGCCCTGCCGGCGTTCTACCAGCACAAGCGTGACCTGTTTGCCAGTCTGCTGCAGGATTCCCGCTTTGAGCTGCTGCCCACGGCCGGCTCCTACTTCCAGCTGGCCCGCTACCACCGCATTTCTTCCGAGGATGATGTTTCCTTTGCCCGCCGCCTCACCACCGAAGCCGGCGTGGCCGTAGTGCCCATTTCGGCCTTCTATCATAATGCCCTGGATGAAGGTCTGATCCGGTTCTGCTTTGCCAAGCGGGATGAAACCCTGCATGCCGCCGCCGAGCGGCTGCGGCAGCTATAG